The region TCAGCCGCCGTGCGTTATTTTCTTTGCAACGTAATGTGAGCGCGCAGCCCTTTGCCGATCCTAAAGCCGCACAGGCTAATCCTCCCAGAACAGTAGTCAAGGAAGATTTTTTGCGCATCTATAGGAGCCTAGAAGCGGAGGCTTGCCGGCGTGCTCTGATTCTTGACACAAGAATATTGCAACCAGGGCTATCCAGTCGGGTAAAGGAGAGGTTGGGGCTTCTCCTTTGAGCTTAGATTGGGATAAAAGCCGCATCGCTAAACGAATTTCAGGTAGTGCCCGACACTACCTGTGATTAAAACAACTATCAGGTGGGAAGTAGATTCATGAATCAGCAGAACCTAGCAGCAGAAATCTGGAATGTAGCAGACACCCTGCGGGGGGATTTTAAGCAGTCCGAGTTTGGCCGTGTCATCTTGCCGTTTGCTGTATTGCGTCGCCTTGAATGTGTGCTGGAACCTACCAAGAAGGATGTTCTGGCCCAGTACGAGTCAGTCAAGGGCTCAAGTATCGACCTCGACTTGTTGCTGCCAGCGGAGGCAGGAGCAACCTTCTATAACGTCTCTCAATTCACACTGGCCACGCTGGGCTCAACCAGTACCCGCGCCAACCTTGAAGACTATGTGTCGAAGTTCTCTGCGAATGCTCGTCAGGTTTTCGAGCACTTCGAATTTGCCAAATGGTTGGAGAAGCTCGAGAAGGCCAACTTGCTGTTCCTGGTCGCCCAGAAATTTTCGACTATCAACCTGCATCCCTCCGCTATCTCCAACCACGAGATGGGTCTGGTATTCGAGCACTTGATTCGCAAGTTTGCCGAGTCGGCCAATGATACGGCGGGTGAGTTCTTCACGCCGCGTGATGTGGTGCGCCTGGCCACTACGCTTGTCTTCTCCACAGACCACGATGCGCTTACTGGCGAAGGCGTTATCCGTACCGCCTATGACTGTGCGGCGGGCACCGGCGGCTTCTTGTCGACTGCAATGGAGCAGGTAAAGGAGTGGAATCCGAACGCCAAAATCATTCCCTACGCCCAGGAGCTGAATCCCGAGACATACGCCATCTGCGTGGCCGACAAGCTGATTCAAGGCTACGACACGAAGAATATCAAGCTGGGCAACACCCTCAGTAACGACCAGCTGCGTAATGAAAGGTTTGACTATTGCCTGGCCAACCCACCCTTCGGCGTGAAGTGGGAGAAGGTTCAGAAGGACGTCCAAGCGGAGCACGTCAACGATGGCTATGGTGGGCGCTTTGGCCCAGGACTGCCGCGTGTTGGTGATGGTTCGTTGCTGTTCCTGATGCATTTGCTGTCTAAGCGCAAGCCCGTCGATGCCAATAGTAACGGCACCCGTATAGGTATTGTGCTGTCCGGTAGTCCTCTATTCAACGGTGGCGCAGGTTCTGGTGAGAGCGAAATCCGTCGCTGGATTCTGGAGAACGATTGGCTCGAGGCCATCGTGGCTCTGCCGAACGACCTGTTCTACAACACGGGCATCGGTACATACATCTGGGTCCTAAGCAACAACAAGGCTGCTGACCGTAAGAATCTGGTTCAACTGATTGACGCCACTGGCATGCACTCCCCGATGCAGAAGTCGCTGGGCAGCAAGCGTAAGCGCTTGTCCGATGACCAGATTGACGACATTGCACGTATCCAGGCTGCAGTGACAGATGACGGCGTGAGCAAGCTGTTTAAGACTACCGACTTTGGCTATCGCCGTATCACGGTAGAGCGTCCTCTGCGCATTCGTTTTGAGGCGACCGATGCCCGTATCGCCGCCTTCAATGAAGCCACAAGCGACACTTACGCCGAGGCTCTAACGAAGGTGAGTGGAGACTTCGATAGCGTCGATGCCTTGCTCAAGGCTGCGGGTATCAAAAAGATGACCAAGGCCCACCTCAAGGAGCTGATGTCGAACGTCGGAATCAAGGACCCGGACGCTCAGCCCATGAAGGATGAGAAGGGCAACCTGATGGCGGACCCGGACCTTCGCGAGAACGAGAACGTTCCTCTAGGTCAGGATATCCACGAGTACTTCGCCAAGGAAGTGCTCCCGCACGTACCTGATGCCTGGATTGATGAATCAAAGAAAGACGAGAAGGACGGAAAAATCGGCATCGTCGGCTATGAAATCAACTTCAACCGGTACTTCTATCAGTACCAGCCGCCGCGTGCTCTGAGTGCTATCGACGCGGACTTGAAGGCTATCGAGGCAGAGATTGCCGACTTGCTGGGTGAGGTGACTGAATGAGCCACTACAAATCGTACCCGGAATACAAATATTCAGGTGTTGAATGGCTGGGACAGGTGCCTGAGCATTGGGAAGTTAGTCCCATGAAGTGGGCGATTGCACGCAACGATGGTGGAGTCTGGGGTGATGACCCAAGTGGAGAGTCCGACACCCTTGTCTTGCGTTCTACTGAGCAAACTGTTGATGGTAATTGGCGGATTGAGGAGCCGGCGTACAGAGCCCTGTCGGCGGCAGATAAGGAGTTTGCCCTTTTAAAGGCGGGCGACCTGCTTGTTACTAAATCAAGCGGGAGTGCGCTGCATATAGGAAAGACAACGCTGGTTACGCCTGAAATTGAGGAAATGCAATGCTGCTACTCAAATTTCATGCAACGCATTCGTACCACGGACGACATTCGACCGAAACTTGCTTGGTACCTCATGAATAATGGTTTGGTTCGTGAGCAATTTGATTATCTCTCGAATACCACAACTGGGTTGGCTAACCTAAACGGAACAATGATTGGTTCTGTTCATATTGCTATTCCCCCTGACGAGGAACAAAAAGCTATCCTAGCGGCGTTGGACCGCGAAACCGCCCGCATCGACGCCCTCGTCGAGAAGAAGACTCGCTTCATCGAGCTCCTGTGCGAGAAGCGCCAAGCTCTCATCACCCATGCTGTGACCAAAGGTCTTGACCCCAATGTCAAGATGAAGGACTCAGGCGTGGAGTGGCTGGGGGAGGTGCCGGAGCATTGGACTGTTCGGCGACTGAAGTTTATTGCGCGAGTTCAAACTGGGGTGGCTAAAGGCAAAGATGTAAGTGGCAAGGAAACAGTCGAAGTTCAGTATCTTCGAGTTGCGAATGTTCAGGACGGGTATCTTGACTTGGATGAGATCGCAACAATTCAAATCGATAAAGAAGACCTTGAGCGATACCTTCTGCAGCCTGGGGATGTATTGATGAACGAGGGCGGAGACTTCGATAAGCTGGGACGTGGCCACATTTGGAGTGGTGAATTATCACCATGCATTCATCAGAACCATGTATTCGCCGTAAGACCGCACGGTGTTAGCTCGGCTTGGTTAAATGCATTCACCAGTTCCACCGCAGCACAGTTTTATTTCATGGGGAAATCAAAGCAAAGTACCAACCTCGCATCCATTTCATCTTCTAACCTGATGGAGTTATCTGTTACCGTGCCTCCTGACGAGGAGCAACGGCGGGTACTCGCTCAGATGAAATTGGGTGTGGAGAAGCTTGATAAGTTAATTGGTAGGACAGAGCGTAGCGTCGAACTTCTCAAAGAACGCCGTTCTGCACTCATCACTGCTGCGGTAACGGGGCAGATTGACTTGCGAGAGGCTGTATGAGCAAGGGCCGTACACTGAAGCTGTATCAAGTAGACCGCTCCCTCTCTGGGCTGATTTTCGCTGACATCATGACCTGCCCTGGTCATGTCATCCCCGCGCATCGGGCGTGGCTTCCGTACCTGCTCAAGCAACTAGAGACCCAGCGCACTGGGTTCTCTTTCCAGGCCGGGCCAAACAACTAACCAAAAAACAAACGAAAAACAGGGAGGCCCGCGTGAGCCTGATTCACCACGAATGCGAACTTGAGCGACATATCGTTGAACAACTGGAAGCCAGTGGTTGGAAAATCGGGGAGCCGGCTGCCTATGATAAGGCGCGGGCGCTCTATCCAGAGGATGTCGTCACCTGGCTAAAGTCGAGCCAGGAAACCGCCTGGAAAAAGCTTGAAAGCCTGAATGGTGCTAACACTGAGAGAACTGTTCTCGACCGCCTAGTGAAGGTGCTGGAGGCTAAGGACGGTGGCACCGTGGTGGTGTTGCGCGATGGTTTCCAGCTGGCCGGTGCAGGCACGCTCAAGATGAGCGAGAGCCTACCTGAAGACGATCGCAATGAAACCGTTGCCCAGCGCTATGCCTGCAACATTCTGCGAGTGGTTCCCCAGGTGCACTATTCGCTCGACAACGAAAACGCCATTGACTTGGTGTTCTTCATCAATGGGCTTCCTGTGGCCACTGTGGAGCTCAAGACCGACTTCACGCAGTCCGTTTTTGCTGCCATCAAGCAATACAAGGAAGACCGCGAGCCCAAGAGCAAATCCACGGGCCGCGCAGAGCCCTTGTTGACGTTCAAGCGTGGTGCGGTAGTGCATTTCGCGATGAGCGACAGCCTCATCTACATGACTACCAAACTGGCTGGCGACTCCACTTTCTTCCTGCCCTTCAACCGTGGCGACGACGGCCGTGCGGGCAATCCTCCTGGTGAGACTGGGCCAGACGGTCAGCCTACTTATCCGGTCAGCTATTTCTGGACGCATGTACTCCAGAAAGATAACTGGCTGCGCATCTTCCACCGCTTTGTTCTCCTTGAGAAGAAGGAGGGCAAGGACGCGAAGGGTAACACGTCTATCAAGGAAAACATCATCTTCCCGCGTTTCCACCAGTGGGAAGCTGTGACGAAGATGATGTCTGCTGTGCGCGCTGAGGGCGTTGGTCAGCCATACTGCATTCAGCATAGTGCTGGCTCTGGCAAGACCAACACCATCGCGTGGACATCGCACGCCCTCATTCGCCTGCGTCATCCAGACGGTGAGCCGTACTTCCACAGCGTGATTGTGGTCACCGACCGTACAGTGCTGGACAAGCAGCTACAGGATGCCATTACCCAGATTGAGCACCAATCGGGTGTAGTCAAAGCAGTCGACCGTGAGACCTCCAGCTTATCCAAGAGTCAGCAGTTGGCCAAGGCCATGCTGGATGGCGTACCTATCATCGTATGCACGGTGCAGACTTTCCCCTATGCGCAAGAGGCCATCCTCAAGGAACAAAGCTTGCGTAACCGCCGTTTCGCCGTGGTTATCGACGAGGCACACAGCAGCACCGGCGGTAGCACAGCCGATGACTTGCGCTTCGTGTTGACTGGCCAAAGTGAGGAGGAATGGGACAAGCTCAGTAAAGAAGAGAAGCTTGCTTTCTGGCAGTCATCTCGTCAGCGTCCCAGTAACGCCAGTTACTTCGCCTTCACGGCGACGCCGAAACACTCGACCTTGATGCTTTTTGGTCGACCCAAGGTCCAAGGTCAGCCAGTATCCAAAGAGAATCCGCCGGTGCCGTTCCATCTGTACACGATGCAACAGGCCATCGACGAGGGGTTCATTCTTGATGTTCTCAAGAATTACACCTCCTACAAGGTTGCGTATCGCTTGGGTTCGGAGATGGCAAAGGCCGCTCACGAGCGTGTGGATGAAAAATCCGGAAGGCGTTCTTTGGCGAAGTGGATGTCTCTGCACCCAACTAATGTGGGGCAGAAGGTTCAGCTTATTGTTGAACACTTCCGTGCCAACGTGGCCCGTCTACTGAATGGGCAGGCCAAAGCCATGGTGGTAACCGGTTCCCGCGCCTCCGCAGTGGCTTATGCCCGTGCGTTCAAGTCTTTTTGTGAGACCCAGGGTTATGCGAACTTACACGCAATGGTTGCTTTCAGCGGCGACGTCGCTAACAAAGACAAACAGACCGATGTATTGATTGACGACCAGTTGGATGCAGGCTACCAGTTCAACGAAGTGAATATGAATCCTGACCTTCGTGGTCGGGATATGCGTAAGGCTTTCGATACCTCAGAATTCCAAGTGATGATTGTCGCGAACAAGTTCCAGACGGGCTTCGACCAGCCCAAGCTGGTAGCGATGTACGTGGACAAGAAAATCTCGGGTGTTGAGGCTGTCCAAACTTTATCGCGTTTGAATCGGACCTATCCGGGCAAAGACAAAACATACGTCATCGATTTTGTGAATGAGCCGGATGAAATACTGGCGGCATTTAAGAAGTACTACCGTGACGCCCAGGTTTCTGACGTCCAAGACTTCAACGTTGTTTATGACTTGAAGCAAAAGCTGGACTCTGCACACATCTATGAGCCCAACGAGGTTGCGCGCTTCGCCGAAGCTATCGTGGATAAAAATGTCACCCACGAGAAGCTATTCACCCTAACCCAGCCTGCTACTGACCGCTTCAACAAGAAGCTCGATGAGTTGACGAAGGCGATTGACCATTGGGAAAAGGTTTGGGAGAAAGCCGATAAGGACGGCAACGAGGTTGGGAAAAAAGAAGCTGACGCCTACCGGGCGGAGGCTTCGACGGAGCGAGATGAGCTCATCGTATTCAGCTCGAGCCTGGCTAAGTTCGTCCGCAACTACGAGTACATCGCGCAGCTCATTGATTTTGGTGACCCTGAGTTGGAGGCATTTGCTGGATTTGCCCGTTTGCTGCGTAAGCGATTGCGCGGAGTTGGCGCGGACCAGATTGACCTCGAAGGGTTGAAACTGACGCATTTCCGTATCAGGAAGGGTGGGGACCTGGAAGGCGTTGGGCCTGAGGGCGAAACGCCTACGCTGGACCCGATTACCGATAACGGGATGCGAGAGGGGCGTGACACGCAGAAGGCCTACCTTGAAGACTTGGTCGAGAAGCTTAACAACGCCTTCGGTAAGGACGTGAGTGAGAAAGACAAAGTCGCGCTGGCAGTCCACGTTTCCGAATGCCTCAGGGACGATAAGCAGGTGATGGCGCAGGTTGAGAACAACACCAAGGAGGAGGCAATGAAGGCCAATCTTCCGCAGGCGGCTGTTCAAATCATCGTGCAAGCCATGCAGAGTCACCAGGCAATGGCGACCAAGCTGTTGAGCGATGAGGCAACTCGTGGACTGTTCCTGGATGTGGTCTATGACCTTCTCAAGAAAGATAGCGGCGGTGACTTGATTCGTGCTGTTCGTTAGAGATAAACATATCCTATCAACTAGTTTTGAATAGCGAAGCATACATGGTGCGTTCTTTGTCTCCTAAGCCCGAATACCTCCAAAACTTCAAGCAAATAGGTACTTTGAGTTTAGGTAGTGGTGAAAAATGCGACGTTTGGGAGCTCGCTATCGCTGCTGATGCGGCTTGTCTAAGTGAATGGGCTAAAAGATTTCGTCAGACGTACTGCTCCGATGAGGACCTTGACATCCTGCGAGAGGGGACAGGAAAGTCGCGAGCTGAGTATCTATTGGAATTGGTCTTCCCCGACAAGAGCGAGAAACCTGGCCCCGCCGTCCGCTCTGGAGATTTTGCGGAATTACTTGTAGCGGACTACGTCGAGTTTGTCCTTGGCTACTGGGTTCCACGTGGCAAATATGCGGAGAAGGGGAGTCGAGACGAGTCCGTCAAAGGTGTAGATATTATCGGTTTTCAGTGCGATGACCCAGAGCAACCGAAGCCGACCGACGAGATGTTGACCTTCGAGGCGAAAGCTCAACTTGGCGGTGGCAAGTATAAGGACCGTCTGCAAGTTGCTGTCGATGACTCAGGCAAAGACTATCTCCGAGCTGGCGAGACGTTGGCTGCGATGAAACGGCGTATGCATATGGCTGGCGAAAATATTTCCATGCGGGTGGTTCAGCGATTTCAAAACGCTGTTGACCGTCCCTACCGACTGCTGTCAGGCGCTGCCGCCATTCTTTCCGACGAGGCGTTCGACCCAGGGGCTATCAGCGGAACTAATGTCGCCAAACACAACAACGCTGCCAACTTAAAGCTAATTTCCATTAAGGGGAACGCCCTAATGACCCTTGCTCACACCTTGTACCAGCGAGCCGCCGATGAAGCCTGAAATTAATAGCCGTCGGTACTTTGGCATTACGCGGTCGAAAGGAAAGATG is a window of Herbaspirillum hiltneri N3 DNA encoding:
- a CDS encoding restriction endonuclease subunit S, whose translation is MSHYKSYPEYKYSGVEWLGQVPEHWEVSPMKWAIARNDGGVWGDDPSGESDTLVLRSTEQTVDGNWRIEEPAYRALSAADKEFALLKAGDLLVTKSSGSALHIGKTTLVTPEIEEMQCCYSNFMQRIRTTDDIRPKLAWYLMNNGLVREQFDYLSNTTTGLANLNGTMIGSVHIAIPPDEEQKAILAALDRETARIDALVEKKTRFIELLCEKRQALITHAVTKGLDPNVKMKDSGVEWLGEVPEHWTVRRLKFIARVQTGVAKGKDVSGKETVEVQYLRVANVQDGYLDLDEIATIQIDKEDLERYLLQPGDVLMNEGGDFDKLGRGHIWSGELSPCIHQNHVFAVRPHGVSSAWLNAFTSSTAAQFYFMGKSKQSTNLASISSSNLMELSVTVPPDEEQRRVLAQMKLGVEKLDKLIGRTERSVELLKERRSALITAAVTGQIDLREAV
- a CDS encoding type I restriction-modification system subunit M, with the protein product MNQQNLAAEIWNVADTLRGDFKQSEFGRVILPFAVLRRLECVLEPTKKDVLAQYESVKGSSIDLDLLLPAEAGATFYNVSQFTLATLGSTSTRANLEDYVSKFSANARQVFEHFEFAKWLEKLEKANLLFLVAQKFSTINLHPSAISNHEMGLVFEHLIRKFAESANDTAGEFFTPRDVVRLATTLVFSTDHDALTGEGVIRTAYDCAAGTGGFLSTAMEQVKEWNPNAKIIPYAQELNPETYAICVADKLIQGYDTKNIKLGNTLSNDQLRNERFDYCLANPPFGVKWEKVQKDVQAEHVNDGYGGRFGPGLPRVGDGSLLFLMHLLSKRKPVDANSNGTRIGIVLSGSPLFNGGAGSGESEIRRWILENDWLEAIVALPNDLFYNTGIGTYIWVLSNNKAADRKNLVQLIDATGMHSPMQKSLGSKRKRLSDDQIDDIARIQAAVTDDGVSKLFKTTDFGYRRITVERPLRIRFEATDARIAAFNEATSDTYAEALTKVSGDFDSVDALLKAAGIKKMTKAHLKELMSNVGIKDPDAQPMKDEKGNLMADPDLRENENVPLGQDIHEYFAKEVLPHVPDAWIDESKKDEKDGKIGIVGYEINFNRYFYQYQPPRALSAIDADLKAIEAEIADLLGEVTE
- a CDS encoding type I restriction endonuclease subunit R, with the translated sequence MSLIHHECELERHIVEQLEASGWKIGEPAAYDKARALYPEDVVTWLKSSQETAWKKLESLNGANTERTVLDRLVKVLEAKDGGTVVVLRDGFQLAGAGTLKMSESLPEDDRNETVAQRYACNILRVVPQVHYSLDNENAIDLVFFINGLPVATVELKTDFTQSVFAAIKQYKEDREPKSKSTGRAEPLLTFKRGAVVHFAMSDSLIYMTTKLAGDSTFFLPFNRGDDGRAGNPPGETGPDGQPTYPVSYFWTHVLQKDNWLRIFHRFVLLEKKEGKDAKGNTSIKENIIFPRFHQWEAVTKMMSAVRAEGVGQPYCIQHSAGSGKTNTIAWTSHALIRLRHPDGEPYFHSVIVVTDRTVLDKQLQDAITQIEHQSGVVKAVDRETSSLSKSQQLAKAMLDGVPIIVCTVQTFPYAQEAILKEQSLRNRRFAVVIDEAHSSTGGSTADDLRFVLTGQSEEEWDKLSKEEKLAFWQSSRQRPSNASYFAFTATPKHSTLMLFGRPKVQGQPVSKENPPVPFHLYTMQQAIDEGFILDVLKNYTSYKVAYRLGSEMAKAAHERVDEKSGRRSLAKWMSLHPTNVGQKVQLIVEHFRANVARLLNGQAKAMVVTGSRASAVAYARAFKSFCETQGYANLHAMVAFSGDVANKDKQTDVLIDDQLDAGYQFNEVNMNPDLRGRDMRKAFDTSEFQVMIVANKFQTGFDQPKLVAMYVDKKISGVEAVQTLSRLNRTYPGKDKTYVIDFVNEPDEILAAFKKYYRDAQVSDVQDFNVVYDLKQKLDSAHIYEPNEVARFAEAIVDKNVTHEKLFTLTQPATDRFNKKLDELTKAIDHWEKVWEKADKDGNEVGKKEADAYRAEASTERDELIVFSSSLAKFVRNYEYIAQLIDFGDPELEAFAGFARLLRKRLRGVGADQIDLEGLKLTHFRIRKGGDLEGVGPEGETPTLDPITDNGMREGRDTQKAYLEDLVEKLNNAFGKDVSEKDKVALAVHVSECLRDDKQVMAQVENNTKEEAMKANLPQAAVQIIVQAMQSHQAMATKLLSDEATRGLFLDVVYDLLKKDSGGDLIRAVR